The Tolypothrix sp. NIES-4075 DNA segment TGCCGGAAATAGACGGTTATGGCGTGTTAGCTTTCATTAGACAAGACCCGGTAACGGCAACAATTCCCTTTATTTTCCTCACAGCAAAGTCTAGCAGGTCTGACTTTCGTCATGGCATGAATTTGGGTGCTGATGACTATTTAACGAAACCATTTACTCGCGCTGAATTATTAAGTGCGATCAACGGTCGTTTAGATAAGCAAGCTACTTGGAAAAAGTATTTACCTCTTCAAAGAGAAGTTGAGGAATTTCAAAGGGAAATTAACATAATTGAAGATATTTTACGCCATGCTTTAAATGACGGAAAACTTCAGCAATTTTATCTTCAGTATCAACCAATAGTTGATATTAATTCTGGAAAAATTATTGGTGCTGAAAGCTTGTTACGTTGGCAAAGCCCCCAATTGGGACTAGTATCACCCTCAGAATTGATTGCTTTAGCAGAATCTACTGGTTTAATTATTCCTATTGGTGAATGGGTTTTACAAACAGTCTGTAAACAAATTAAAATTTGGCGCGATGCTGGCTTTACTTCGTTACCTATCACTGTGAATTTATCATCACGTCAATTTACTCAAATAGATTTTAACCAAAAACTTTTGGGATTTTTAAATGCAAACAATTTGCCACCAAGTTGCTTAGAAATAGAACTAACCGAAAGCATGATAATGCAAGATGTGAATAGTGCGATCGCTACTATGAATGAATTGCAATCTTTCGGAGTCAAAATTGCTATTGACGATTTCGGTACAGGTTATTCTTCTTTGATGTATCTGAAAAAATTACCGATTCATACCTTGAAAATCGACCGTTACTTTATCCAAAATATTGGTTATGACCGCCAAAAATCAGCAATTAC contains these protein-coding regions:
- a CDS encoding EAL domain-containing response regulator, with the translated sequence MTKILVIEDEKAVRENLLELLEAEDFQAVAAANGRIGLELVTSENPDLILCDMMMPEIDGYGVLAFIRQDPVTATIPFIFLTAKSSRSDFRHGMNLGADDYLTKPFTRAELLSAINGRLDKQATWKKYLPLQREVEEFQREINIIEDILRHALNDGKLQQFYLQYQPIVDINSGKIIGAESLLRWQSPQLGLVSPSELIALAESTGLIIPIGEWVLQTVCKQIKIWRDAGFTSLPITVNLSSRQFTQIDFNQKLLGFLNANNLPPSCLEIELTESMIMQDVNSAIATMNELQSFGVKIAIDDFGTGYSSLMYLKKLPIHTLKIDRYFIQNIGYDRQKSAITKALIQMGHNLNLNVVAEGVETEAELAYLRQHNCDAMQGFLFSRPLSVPEFEKLLFADKNRFKLQ